Proteins co-encoded in one uncultured Draconibacterium sp. genomic window:
- a CDS encoding TonB-dependent receptor has product MVAQTLEEIKITGSYQNQELKDFLNDLSSEYNLKVYYKDSWIEKYAITKQFENTPLLQALNNVFYDLDLVYDFFQDDGIVVFRRSADTRSNFDNYSQTLVVGNPMNLGRYKTATLKGRVLDGKDGAPLVGAVVYCNKIQKGTTSNADGGFEMEMPTGDFKLNITYVGFEGASVDIRLIEDGSVDFQLFEESHNIEEVTVLGTDSDLPRAQMSMVQMTGKEIKQLPALMGEVDVLKGLTILAGVQTVSELSSGFNVRGGNTDQNLILVNGSPVFNSSHLFGFMSLINPDVVENVRLFKGGMPARYGERVASVMEVDFKEGNEETIRVYGGIGIINSRLAIDGPLTKNKKLTTIIGGRSSYTDWILTEIPNLDLNEGVTHFYDVSGKLTYKFNQHNKISAMAYTSFDEFSTSSQSITEYGNLLGNLQLSNRFGEKLYGQMEASYSRYDYRLTDLADDKPYEAYYLDNQLEYSSFAYNFKWHPNELHNAEAGFKAVYNRISPGEIIPRQDTSVIQGRKLNQEKTLDWSVYISDEFQILPNFSIVAGLRYNHFSNIGTPVVYIYDPDQPKSPNTVIDSLQFGNNEVSKSYGGIEPRLALNYDFDMNTTLKFSYQRTRQNVFQLSNNAVISPAETWKAADYHLKPLISDQLAIGVENNSLWSDVDLSAEIYYKNLQNLIEYKNGAQLIMNDHVETALVPTKGYSYGVELSARKNFGRLTGYASYVYSRTMRKNTSDFEEENLWQGDYYPSIYDKPHDLSLTATYNISRRWRFSGNFVLVSGRPTTLPEIKYEFAGENLVYYSDRNKYRMPPYHRLDVSITFDENLRKKRMWKGSWTLSIYNVYGRNNPYSVYYKKTVPGESNNYTRYSLFKLSVIGIPVPSITYNFRF; this is encoded by the coding sequence GTGGTAGCTCAGACCCTGGAAGAGATAAAGATTACCGGTTCTTATCAGAATCAGGAATTAAAGGATTTTCTTAACGACCTGTCAAGTGAATATAATCTTAAAGTCTATTATAAAGATTCCTGGATTGAAAAATACGCGATAACTAAACAATTTGAAAATACACCTTTATTGCAGGCATTAAATAATGTTTTTTATGATTTAGATCTGGTTTATGATTTTTTTCAAGATGATGGAATTGTTGTTTTCAGACGATCGGCAGATACACGTTCCAACTTCGATAATTACTCTCAAACTCTAGTTGTGGGGAATCCTATGAACCTGGGCCGTTACAAAACCGCCACTTTAAAAGGACGGGTGCTTGATGGCAAAGATGGAGCGCCTTTGGTTGGTGCGGTTGTGTATTGCAATAAAATACAAAAAGGTACAACTTCTAACGCTGATGGTGGCTTTGAAATGGAAATGCCAACCGGCGATTTTAAATTGAATATTACCTATGTTGGTTTTGAGGGAGCCTCGGTGGATATTCGGTTAATTGAAGACGGAAGCGTAGATTTTCAATTGTTTGAAGAATCGCATAATATTGAAGAAGTTACGGTTCTTGGAACCGATTCCGACCTGCCTCGTGCACAAATGAGCATGGTTCAGATGACCGGAAAAGAGATAAAACAATTACCAGCCTTAATGGGCGAAGTTGACGTTTTAAAAGGACTGACAATACTGGCAGGCGTTCAAACCGTAAGCGAATTATCATCGGGATTTAATGTACGAGGAGGGAATACCGACCAAAACCTGATCTTGGTGAATGGTAGTCCGGTGTTCAATTCATCACACCTTTTTGGTTTTATGTCGCTTATAAATCCCGATGTAGTTGAAAATGTACGACTGTTTAAAGGTGGTATGCCGGCTCGTTATGGCGAACGTGTGGCCTCGGTTATGGAAGTAGATTTTAAAGAAGGTAACGAGGAAACAATTCGCGTTTACGGTGGAATAGGTATTATAAATTCTCGTTTGGCAATCGACGGTCCGTTAACAAAGAATAAAAAGCTGACCACCATTATCGGAGGGCGAAGTTCCTATACCGACTGGATTCTGACAGAGATACCCAACCTCGATTTAAATGAAGGAGTAACTCATTTTTATGATGTGTCGGGGAAACTTACCTATAAGTTTAATCAGCACAATAAAATCAGTGCTATGGCCTACACCAGTTTCGATGAGTTTAGTACCAGCTCTCAATCGATAACGGAATACGGAAACTTACTGGGAAATCTTCAGCTTAGCAATCGTTTTGGTGAAAAATTGTACGGACAGATGGAAGCATCGTACAGCCGTTATGATTATCGTTTAACTGATTTGGCTGATGATAAACCATACGAAGCTTACTATCTCGACAACCAGCTGGAGTACAGTTCATTTGCATATAACTTTAAATGGCACCCCAACGAGCTTCATAACGCTGAGGCGGGTTTTAAAGCCGTATACAACAGAATTAGTCCGGGAGAAATTATTCCCCGACAAGATACTTCGGTAATACAGGGCCGTAAACTTAACCAGGAAAAAACACTGGATTGGTCAGTTTATATAAGCGACGAATTTCAGATTTTACCTAATTTTTCGATAGTAGCCGGTTTGCGTTACAATCATTTTAGCAACATTGGTACACCGGTAGTTTATATTTACGATCCCGATCAGCCAAAATCGCCAAATACTGTTATCGACTCATTGCAATTTGGAAATAATGAAGTGTCTAAATCGTACGGAGGAATAGAGCCGCGTCTGGCACTCAACTACGATTTTGACATGAACACCACGCTAAAGTTCAGTTACCAGCGTACACGACAAAATGTATTTCAATTGAGTAATAACGCAGTAATTTCTCCGGCCGAGACATGGAAGGCTGCCGATTATCATCTCAAACCGTTAATTTCAGATCAGCTGGCTATTGGAGTTGAGAATAACTCATTATGGAGTGATGTTGATCTGTCGGCAGAAATATATTACAAAAACCTGCAGAACCTTATTGAATATAAAAATGGTGCGCAGCTTATCATGAACGATCATGTTGAAACGGCTTTGGTACCAACAAAAGGTTATTCATATGGAGTTGAGCTTAGTGCTCGTAAAAACTTTGGTCGGTTAACCGGTTATGCCAGTTACGTTTACTCGCGCACAATGCGTAAGAATACCAGCGATTTTGAAGAAGAAAACTTGTGGCAAGGCGATTACTACCCCTCGATTTACGATAAACCACACGATTTGTCGCTTACGGCAACTTATAATATTAGTCGCAGATGGCGCTTCTCCGGCAATTTTGTACTTGTTTCGGGCCGGCCTACAACCTTGCCGGAAATTAAATATGAATTTGCCGGAGAAAATCTTGTATATTATTCCGATCGAAATAAATACCGGATGCCACCATATCATCGCTTGGATGTGTCGATTACTTTCGATGAGAATCTTCGAAAAAAACGTATGTGGAAAGGCAGCTGGACCTTGTCTATTTATAATGTTTACGGACGTAACAATCCGTATTCGGTGTATTACAAAAAAACAGTACCGGGCGAGAGCAATAACTACACCCGCTACTCTTTATTTAAACTGTCGGTAATCGGTATTCCGGTTCCATCAATAACATATAATTTCCGGTTCTGA
- a CDS encoding M14 family zinc carboxypeptidase, with amino-acid sequence MKQFITTLSVLFFVIYSQAQEPLSYFLPDDVTYNKEIPTPEAVFGQEVGEWHLTHDQVLYYIKEIAKSTDRAILYEYARSWENRPLVHLVFTSEKNQEKLDELKQLHYNYSEPGSDIPIEKVPLVVNLGYGVHGNESSATNSSVLTAYYLAAAQGDKIDKLLDKTIVIVDPCLNPDGFTRHSTWSNMHQSYAANGDGNSRQFDEVWPGGRTNHYWFDINRDYLLLVHPESKGRVEKFHEWKPNIVTDHHEMGANSTFFFQPGVPSRNNPLTPERNYELTHEIAQYHARFLDEIGSTYFSEEQYDDYYYGKGSSYPDVNASIGILFEQGGFRGRVRQTENGLKKLAFGIKNQFTVSLSTLEAAVNMHDKLLLMQKEFYETSDEVADKSTTKAYIFGSEIDKVKTQMFVEFLNRHQIKVYENTQDLTAEATTFKAGTSFIVPVKQKQVRLIESIFEDIHSFTDTTFYDVSTWSFPHAYDITCVGLTSLKNISIGKEPVEANYPTGKVINGKSDIGYLFRWNEYTAPKALYKLQSSGLITKVATDKFTFSLNGEEEEFSYGSIFIPSAGQQQTPNGIYKLVEQVAKTTGIDFYGLSTGLSPMGIDMGSGSFASLSKPKILLFVGGSARSSDAGEIWHLFDQRYQIPVTLTESDRLGRLNLDQYNTIILTGAFNEWQDSEIEKLKTWVKNGGSLIAYKNATTWAAKNKFGNITFKKPVPADTTRYLTYAERSKERSLNYISGAIFETEIDITHPLCYGYTDKKLAIFKSNITVANSLEKKYTEPVKFSSTPYLSGWVSEDNINRLKNAPVVSVQNIGRGKLISYQDNMTFRGTWLGTNKLFSNSVFFGNIIR; translated from the coding sequence ATGAAGCAATTTATTACAACATTATCAGTTCTTTTTTTTGTTATTTATTCTCAGGCACAGGAACCACTTTCTTATTTCCTTCCTGATGACGTTACCTATAATAAAGAAATTCCAACGCCGGAAGCAGTGTTCGGGCAAGAAGTTGGAGAGTGGCATCTTACTCATGATCAGGTGTTATATTACATAAAAGAGATTGCCAAAAGCACTGACAGAGCTATCTTGTACGAGTATGCGCGCTCGTGGGAGAACCGGCCTCTTGTTCATCTGGTATTCACCTCGGAAAAAAATCAAGAGAAACTGGATGAATTGAAGCAGCTTCATTACAACTATTCAGAACCCGGTAGTGATATCCCAATAGAAAAAGTTCCTTTGGTAGTAAATCTCGGGTACGGAGTTCATGGAAACGAATCGAGTGCTACCAACTCATCGGTGCTAACTGCATATTACCTGGCAGCAGCACAAGGCGATAAAATCGACAAATTGCTCGACAAAACAATTGTTATTGTTGATCCATGTCTTAATCCGGACGGATTTACCCGACACAGTACCTGGTCGAACATGCACCAAAGTTATGCGGCCAACGGCGATGGTAATTCTCGCCAGTTCGACGAAGTTTGGCCGGGAGGCAGAACAAACCATTACTGGTTCGATATCAACCGCGATTATTTACTGTTGGTACACCCGGAAAGTAAAGGAAGAGTGGAAAAATTTCATGAATGGAAACCAAACATCGTAACAGACCACCATGAAATGGGAGCTAACTCAACATTCTTTTTCCAACCGGGAGTTCCGAGTAGAAATAATCCATTAACTCCTGAAAGAAACTACGAATTAACACACGAGATTGCACAATACCACGCCAGATTTTTAGACGAGATTGGCTCAACATATTTCTCCGAAGAACAATACGACGATTACTATTATGGCAAAGGCTCATCCTACCCGGATGTAAATGCAAGTATTGGTATTTTGTTCGAACAAGGTGGTTTCAGAGGACGTGTTCGCCAAACTGAAAACGGATTAAAGAAACTGGCTTTTGGAATTAAAAATCAGTTTACCGTTTCGTTAAGTACGTTGGAAGCTGCAGTGAACATGCACGACAAATTACTTTTGATGCAAAAAGAATTTTACGAAACCTCGGATGAAGTTGCTGACAAAAGCACAACTAAAGCATACATTTTTGGAAGTGAGATTGATAAAGTAAAAACGCAGATGTTCGTTGAATTCCTGAATCGTCATCAAATAAAAGTTTACGAAAACACACAGGATTTAACTGCAGAGGCAACTACTTTTAAAGCGGGCACAAGCTTTATCGTTCCGGTAAAACAAAAACAGGTGAGGCTTATTGAATCAATTTTTGAGGACATACACAGTTTTACCGACACTACTTTTTACGATGTTTCGACATGGAGCTTTCCGCATGCTTACGACATTACTTGTGTTGGATTAACATCGTTAAAAAATATTTCCATTGGCAAAGAACCTGTTGAGGCGAATTACCCAACAGGCAAAGTTATTAATGGCAAAAGCGATATTGGCTATCTTTTCAGATGGAATGAATATACAGCTCCCAAAGCTCTGTATAAATTACAGTCGTCCGGTTTGATTACAAAAGTAGCAACCGACAAGTTTACTTTTTCACTTAATGGAGAGGAAGAAGAATTTAGTTACGGAAGTATTTTTATTCCATCGGCCGGGCAGCAGCAAACCCCGAACGGAATTTACAAACTTGTTGAGCAGGTAGCAAAAACAACCGGTATTGATTTTTATGGTTTGTCTACTGGTCTTTCGCCTATGGGAATTGATATGGGTAGTGGCAGCTTTGCCAGTTTAAGCAAACCTAAAATACTACTATTTGTTGGCGGAAGCGCCCGCAGCAGCGACGCCGGAGAAATCTGGCACCTTTTTGACCAACGTTACCAGATTCCGGTTACACTAACCGAATCAGACAGGTTGGGAAGGCTAAACCTGGATCAATACAATACCATTATTTTAACCGGTGCTTTTAACGAATGGCAAGATAGCGAAATCGAAAAACTAAAAACCTGGGTAAAAAACGGAGGGAGCCTTATTGCCTATAAAAATGCAACAACCTGGGCAGCGAAAAACAAATTTGGCAACATTACATTTAAAAAACCTGTTCCAGCCGACACTACACGTTACTTAACTTATGCCGAGCGAAGTAAAGAAAGAAGTCTCAACTACATCAGCGGAGCCATTTTCGAAACGGAAATCGATATAACACATCCGTTATGTTATGGCTACACCGATAAAAAACTGGCCATATTTAAATCCAATATTACGGTGGCCAATTCGTTAGAAAAGAAATATACCGAACCGGTAAAATTCAGTTCAACCCCTTACCTTAGTGGATGGGTTTCAGAAGACAACATTAACCGACTTAAAAATGCACCGGTGGTTTCGGTTCAAAACATTGGACGAGGAAAACTCATCAGTTACCAGGACAACATGACCTTTCGTGGCACATGGTTAGGTACAAATAAACTGTTTTCCAATTCAGTATTTTTCGGAAACATTATCAGGTAA
- a CDS encoding phosphoenolpyruvate carboxylase, whose translation MSNLKILIKELGKPYSDLKFLLTCFQEVLRENNESELAETMPWICDFKTTENISFSQKHFHMFSVCFQLLNLSETNGAVQQRRKVEEGNSLTSLNGLWANSINLLKEKGIGEETILNSINDISIQPVLTAHPTEAKRPVILKKYRELYLLLVKRENSMYNSYELEENRNEIKRVISTIWHIDEFYVEKPTVETELDNVIHYFVNVFPDVIQVLNRRLVQAWEFSGFDEKHLIRDNNFPQLKFGTWIGGDRDGHPLVTAEVTQNALLKLRLNAFLVLKQELNRLADDLSFYFEISALPQTMIDRFKALVAETGNKTKSVISASKNEAFKLIVQLLINKLPINIGNAQLFELKEKKGTYQYSKQLIEDLILLREALLLKKYNDLAYNSVNRAIYFVKTFGFHLAELDIRQNSAYYHKALEQLVDRSDPFNNKENKWSEEEKKAFLEKELRSARPFTQDYSNLETESKNTIDCFKLLSQHISKYAHYSLGSLIVSMTKSSNDLLTVYLLAREAGLTLFQDSMIMQLHVVPLFETIQDLIDSPAILEEYFSYAEVQNSLEYQRNARNLPMKTQEVMIGYSDSNKDGGILASAWFLYKAQKEISEVGKKHGIQIKFFHGKGGSISRGAGPIHWFLRSLPHGTLSGNFKITEQGESIEKKFANKINAAYNLELMMAGNTLNSLLHKNTEKEGDEISDIMEFMGQESYKTYTELLNNPHFLDYYQEATPIDIIEQSKIGSRPARRTGKRSFSDLRAIPWVFSWGQARYHITSWYGVGSTLKKMKKECPDKYDRLKKLIPKNQFVRYVLTNVDTSLASTDTNIMKLYAGLVLNEETRSTILNLLLEEFEKTQKLMNELLGRPINERRKSHYYSTQLRAEALDTLHNHQVEHLKKWRAENGETSGKSETLNQLLLSVNAIANAMGTTG comes from the coding sequence ATGTCGAATCTGAAAATTTTAATCAAAGAACTAGGAAAACCGTACTCCGATCTAAAATTTTTACTCACTTGTTTTCAGGAAGTATTGCGCGAAAACAATGAATCGGAACTGGCAGAAACGATGCCATGGATTTGTGACTTTAAAACGACTGAAAATATCAGTTTCTCACAAAAACATTTTCACATGTTCTCGGTCTGTTTTCAACTGCTTAATTTATCTGAAACCAACGGAGCAGTTCAACAGCGCAGAAAAGTTGAAGAAGGCAATTCGCTGACATCACTGAATGGGCTTTGGGCAAACAGCATAAACCTGCTTAAAGAAAAAGGCATTGGAGAAGAAACGATTCTCAATTCTATTAACGACATTTCAATTCAACCGGTTTTAACAGCCCATCCTACCGAAGCTAAACGGCCGGTTATTCTGAAGAAATATCGCGAGCTCTACCTGCTTTTAGTTAAAAGAGAAAACTCAATGTATAATTCCTACGAGTTGGAAGAAAATCGCAACGAAATAAAACGCGTTATTTCTACCATCTGGCACATCGATGAATTTTATGTTGAAAAACCAACTGTTGAGACAGAACTTGATAATGTGATTCATTATTTTGTTAATGTTTTCCCGGATGTTATTCAGGTATTAAATCGCCGACTGGTGCAGGCCTGGGAATTTTCAGGATTTGATGAAAAACATCTTATTCGCGATAATAATTTCCCTCAATTAAAATTTGGCACCTGGATTGGTGGCGACAGGGACGGCCACCCGTTGGTAACAGCCGAAGTAACCCAAAATGCCCTGTTAAAACTAAGATTAAATGCTTTTTTAGTGCTTAAACAAGAGCTAAACAGACTTGCTGATGACCTAAGTTTTTATTTTGAAATTTCGGCACTGCCCCAAACAATGATTGATCGATTTAAAGCTTTAGTAGCCGAAACCGGAAACAAAACCAAATCAGTAATTTCGGCGTCAAAAAACGAAGCATTTAAACTTATTGTACAGCTTTTAATTAATAAACTTCCCATAAATATTGGTAATGCACAATTATTTGAGTTGAAAGAAAAAAAAGGAACTTACCAATATTCAAAACAGTTAATTGAAGATTTGATCCTTTTGAGAGAGGCCCTGCTTCTGAAAAAATACAACGACCTTGCCTACAATTCGGTAAATCGTGCTATTTATTTTGTAAAAACCTTTGGATTTCATCTTGCAGAGCTCGACATCAGACAGAATAGTGCTTATTACCATAAAGCACTTGAACAACTTGTTGATCGCTCGGATCCTTTTAATAATAAAGAAAACAAGTGGAGCGAGGAGGAGAAGAAAGCTTTCCTTGAAAAAGAATTGCGCTCAGCCCGTCCGTTTACACAGGATTACAGCAATCTTGAAACAGAATCGAAAAACACAATCGATTGTTTTAAATTGTTGAGCCAGCATATTTCAAAATACGCACACTATTCACTCGGATCGCTAATTGTTAGTATGACTAAAAGTTCAAACGATCTTCTTACAGTGTACTTACTGGCACGCGAAGCAGGATTGACACTGTTTCAAGATTCGATGATAATGCAACTTCATGTAGTTCCACTCTTCGAGACAATTCAGGATTTAATCGATAGTCCGGCAATTCTGGAAGAGTATTTCAGCTACGCGGAAGTTCAAAATAGTCTCGAATACCAGCGGAACGCGCGCAACCTCCCAATGAAAACTCAGGAGGTAATGATTGGCTACAGCGACAGCAATAAAGACGGCGGAATACTGGCCAGCGCCTGGTTTTTATATAAAGCTCAAAAAGAGATATCGGAAGTTGGAAAAAAACATGGAATACAAATTAAGTTCTTTCATGGCAAAGGAGGTTCGATCAGTCGTGGAGCCGGACCAATTCACTGGTTTTTACGTTCGTTACCGCATGGAACACTTTCAGGCAACTTCAAAATAACCGAACAGGGAGAAAGCATTGAAAAGAAATTTGCCAATAAAATAAATGCCGCCTACAATCTTGAACTGATGATGGCCGGCAATACACTTAACTCGCTACTACACAAAAATACAGAAAAAGAAGGCGACGAGATTTCTGACATCATGGAATTTATGGGACAGGAAAGCTACAAGACTTACACTGAATTGTTGAACAATCCGCATTTTCTCGATTATTACCAGGAAGCTACTCCTATTGATATTATTGAGCAAAGCAAAATTGGATCGCGTCCGGCCAGACGTACCGGTAAACGCAGTTTCTCCGATCTTCGGGCCATACCATGGGTGTTTAGCTGGGGACAAGCCAGGTACCACATTACCAGTTGGTACGGCGTTGGTTCTACCCTGAAAAAAATGAAAAAAGAATGCCCTGATAAATACGATAGACTCAAAAAGCTGATTCCGAAAAACCAGTTTGTACGCTATGTTTTAACCAATGTTGACACGAGTTTGGCCAGCACCGATACCAACATAATGAAACTTTATGCCGGATTGGTTCTGAATGAGGAAACGCGCTCTACCATATTAAACCTGCTTTTGGAAGAGTTCGAAAAAACGCAAAAATTGATGAATGAATTACTCGGACGCCCCATAAACGAGCGTCGCAAAAGCCATTATTACTCAACTCAACTGCGTGCAGAAGCATTGGATACTTTGCACAATCACCAGGTTGAACACTTAAAAAAATGGCGAGCTGAGAATGGCGAAACTTCCGGGAAAAGTGAAACGCTTAACCAGCTATTACTCTCGGTGAATGCCATTGCCAATGCAATGGGAACAACAGGTTAA
- a CDS encoding serine hydrolase has product MKILLKILKIILVTPLILILAFLIVLCIKYSPTYVYRLATMNVADVYDYQKFENRNIKGSTDAFRFAEAADEDFVETLFRDRVEQSGFSSFDEWAEKSQTTALIFIRKDTIVYEKYFNGFSRDSYFHSQSMAKSFISFLIGAAIEDGLIGSVNDPMTKYIPELKERNPDFEEITIKNLLEMRSGLKYFTGYIPGTYIHLPWHAEAVGYYHPNVRKLLLKKVEIDREPGKSFQYNNYNTSYLGLIIERATNKTVSEYLEEKLWSKIMEYDALFSIDSKRSGFEYMPSRLIARAIDYARFGRLFLNKGTWNGKQVISKNWVQESTRENKQIPRNIYPDWFGGDNFKHVYYNYQWWGQTNCDSTFQFMASGNLGQNIYVIPDKEIIIVHCGNSLEHYGDFDLWNVTDKIREIQATKFR; this is encoded by the coding sequence ATGAAAATTCTTTTAAAAATTTTAAAAATAATCCTCGTTACCCCACTGATTCTAATCCTCGCCTTTTTGATCGTTCTGTGCATAAAATATTCCCCTACTTATGTTTACCGATTAGCGACCATGAATGTGGCCGATGTTTACGATTACCAAAAATTTGAGAACAGAAATATTAAAGGATCAACTGATGCTTTCCGTTTCGCGGAAGCTGCCGATGAAGATTTTGTAGAAACCTTATTTAGGGATAGAGTCGAGCAATCAGGATTTAGTTCGTTTGATGAGTGGGCTGAAAAATCGCAAACCACTGCTCTCATATTCATACGCAAAGACACCATTGTGTATGAAAAATATTTCAATGGTTTTTCAAGGGATTCCTATTTTCATTCGCAGTCGATGGCAAAATCATTTATCTCGTTTTTAATTGGTGCTGCTATTGAAGACGGATTAATTGGCAGCGTTAACGATCCGATGACAAAATATATTCCTGAACTCAAGGAAAGGAATCCCGATTTTGAGGAAATTACTATTAAAAATCTGCTTGAAATGCGTTCGGGATTAAAGTATTTTACCGGATATATTCCGGGAACTTACATTCACCTACCGTGGCATGCCGAGGCAGTCGGTTACTATCACCCAAACGTTCGTAAACTACTACTCAAAAAGGTAGAAATAGATAGAGAACCCGGAAAATCATTTCAATACAATAATTACAACACCAGCTATTTGGGATTGATTATTGAACGGGCAACAAATAAAACGGTTTCGGAATATTTGGAGGAGAAACTATGGTCGAAAATTATGGAATACGACGCCCTTTTTTCCATCGACAGCAAACGGTCGGGTTTTGAATACATGCCGAGCCGGTTGATTGCCCGCGCCATTGATTATGCGCGTTTTGGCCGACTTTTCTTAAATAAAGGTACCTGGAATGGCAAACAAGTAATTTCCAAGAATTGGGTGCAGGAATCAACGCGCGAGAACAAACAAATACCGCGTAATATTTACCCCGATTGGTTTGGCGGCGACAACTTCAAACACGTATATTACAATTACCAGTGGTGGGGCCAAACCAATTGCGATTCCACTTTTCAGTTTATGGCCTCCGGCAACCTGGGACAAAACATTTATGTTATCCCTGACAAAGAAATTATCATTGTTCATTGTGGCAATTCGCTGGAACATTACGGAGATTTTGACCTTTGGAATGTGACTGACAAAATCAGGGAAATACAAGCCACAAAATTTCGTTAA
- a CDS encoding VTT domain-containing protein: MIKNLLYSLSPRRLSILNRYYRITQFYPFLKSTAYKGGTVAAVFIALVVGLEIFLLDFNLILNNLVATYSPKIIYSVFLLSETLLGLVPPEMFIAWASKLEIPWGALFILATLSYLGGIISYFLGTRLFLIPSVKNHIENKIQKHIVNLRKWGGIFVFLGAVSPVPHSVVSLASGLIGYNFKSYLLWSLFRYFRFVIYALVIFGIF; encoded by the coding sequence ATGATTAAGAATTTACTATATAGTCTGTCCCCCAGGCGCCTGTCGATATTAAACCGATATTACCGCATTACGCAGTTTTATCCCTTCCTGAAAAGCACTGCTTATAAAGGAGGAACTGTGGCTGCTGTTTTTATCGCTTTAGTGGTTGGCCTCGAAATATTTCTGTTGGATTTTAATTTAATCCTCAACAACCTGGTAGCTACTTATTCACCAAAAATCATTTATTCGGTATTTCTTTTATCCGAAACATTATTAGGATTGGTACCACCCGAGATGTTTATTGCCTGGGCCTCGAAACTGGAGATTCCATGGGGGGCGCTGTTTATTTTGGCTACACTATCGTATTTAGGAGGTATAATTTCTTACTTCCTCGGAACGCGTCTGTTTCTTATTCCATCGGTTAAAAATCACATCGAAAATAAAATTCAGAAACACATTGTCAACCTCCGGAAATGGGGCGGTATATTTGTTTTCCTGGGAGCTGTTTCGCCGGTTCCCCACTCTGTTGTAAGTCTGGCATCGGGTCTTATCGGGTACAATTTTAAAAGCTACTTACTGTGGTCGCTCTTTAGGTATTTTCGCTTTGTAATTTATGCTCTGGTGATTTTTGGTATTTTTTAA